The DNA window CTTTCTTGTGGTTTTGCCTAGATTAGATGGCTTTATTCCATGATCGATTGGTTCAGTGATACGATGTGTGCCATTGCGGAGTGTCCCTCAGGAGCCGCACAGTGCTCTTTGACATTTAATAGGTACCATTTGAAATATTAGCATTAAACAAAAGATTTATACTGCTTAGAATGTGTttgtttcaaaaatgttaaaataaaaaattgagggTGTGGAACTAAAAATGGCTTCATGACTATTTTTGGGTTAAAGCAGGTACCTTAGGAAAAATATTGACAGATTCAGTAAGTatacttttaaagacattttaaattaagagaCTGTATTTTATGAAGCAAACATTTCTGTACTATAAAACATGGAGACCATATGTGATATAATATATTCTTGATAGTACATGGATATGTTAAATTCTTTAATGATTTAATCAAAATATGATTTGCTCTGTCTTGCATTAGGAGCATAACATGATGGTGTAGCCAGATGTGATCTCAAGAGCACTTTTCAAAGAAATtccaacaaaataataaaacaacaaaatccaTGAAACAACAAAAGTCATGAGAAGGTCTTTagaaattggaatttttttccttgtgactGTTTCTGTACTGATTTTTAGATGACAGTTCATCTGTACTATACagtgtaaaaaaaataagatcagCATTCCTTGAGTAGGTGTCATTCAACTCTCTTCTGATTGGGAGTAAACtttgcttttctccatttttagaGGATTTCATAGTTAAGTTGGGTCCCGAACAGTGTTCTTTATCTTAATTCTTCAAAGTgctaatttaaaatacatgtgaatacatacatatatatacacatatctaaaacaaaatattattggtAATCCAACTAATTGTCAAAAAGAACTTTTCAATCTATTACATTCTGTcagtgtaaaaataatttttaaaatcttaaatatgtTGAATTATAATGAGTCCTGACTTATGCATAATTATTGCATTGGGAAATCCCAGATAAAGGAGTAATTCTAGGTTGTCTTTGTTATAACATTTGTTATGTTCTAGTTTGAGTTACTGATCTTTGGGAGAAATCTTGTATTAATTTCCACCTGTATATTTTTGTGCAGTCATTTGCTAACCACAAACCAATCCCTGTAATGCTATTTCTAGGATCCTGCTTTGTCTTATAACATAGTTCCTATAGAATAGAAATAGTAGAGGTGCATGGTAGGGTTACAGATGATTTGATGTATTTTTCATCAggtgttttaataaaaataaaatcaattttggaaaatatatgtatatatttcttcaaaatatattttaaagctacatAACCTTCAAAGGGAACAAATACATTAGCTAAACTATATTTATGGCTCTCATACCATTATTCCTATATATTCCCCTGACGtcatttaaattcttatttgaaGAATATAAACTGAGTTCCCCAATAATTCCCATATAaacctaatctataaaatgaatttttaatgtaattctaaAAAGAATGATATAGGTTTAAGGATtgtctcttgttttattttcaacaaaaccttatcttttttctctttactccTTCCTCAGGACATACCtgcaaaatcagaaaatttttaacagtattttaatattttttaggatAGAAATTTTCTCACATTgaatagtttataaaatattacatttgccACAATctgtaattttttgaaatttggaaAACTAGCTAAAAAGAAGTTGTCTCTAAAATTTCAAGCTTGAGAAAATTCTAGGGTTTTGTAAATGTATAAATCTTCTCTGTGAGACTGtacatttctcatttattaattttaataacataaaatcCATAGGGACAGGAATATAAGATTCAAAATGaagttctttaagaaaaattctaaaataggGAATTATTTATGTGTACTAGATTggtttcaactttttaaaagttatttccatCAAAAATGTAACCTTTTTCTGCTAATATACTATTTTCCCTCTACTTCTATGGTAATAATAGTGCTTCCTGTaaaattaaattgctttttttttcctacagctGCATTTGACAAAGGTGATGACCGAAGACTTGGCAAAAAGCCTATATTCAGTAGCTCTCAGGTAAACTTTTACAATTTTACAGGCCCAGAAGAAACAAGATAccaagtaatttaaattttatcattttatatttcagaataatttttaaaaatctattctttcaTTAACTAaagctgtttctggatggaaataATTTTGAGTCTTGTTTTTAATCAAGTgaacattttgtaaatttttaaatgatatgcaTTTTTTATATCCAGCTGGTATGGGAAGTGAAATATTGTctaccatttttatttccttgaaaacCTTTTTGGCAACTAGCATGTTGGAACTATGCCAGATCAGAAATTGTCTAGAATTCTAGATCTAGTTCCATGTCTGTTTTTCTAATTAACCTACTTCTTACAAAAGAAGATTTTAGTTGTCCCAGTTTTCTCTATACTAAGATTTTAATCCACATAATATATTTTTGGTGCGAAAAAGGCAGTTAATACCAAGAGTACAGTTGTGTTCACTTTAAAAGTTACTTGGTGTACTTATATGAGTTAACTAAAAATAGTCAAACTCTTAAAAACTAAGTAgagtggtggctgccaggggctggggagataAGGAAAAGGGGAATAATTGTTCAATGGggatagagtttcagttttgcaagatgagaacGTTCTAGATATCTGTTGCACAACAAGGCGCATATAGTCAACCTGACTGTACTgcccacttaaaaatggttaagatggtaaattttatgttatttgttttttagcacgcacacacacacacacacaacacacacgtTACTTGGTATATTCATTAtaatatgaaatacatttttattccccTAAAATGTTATTAATGATGATTAGAGTTCCAATCTAGCTAACTTACAAATGGtcacttaataatatatttgaagCATAAAATTATACTAACCTAGACACACATTACAATGATATGGAGAGATACACTGAGAGTTCCAGTTTGGAATGCAAAGAATATATTGCCCTTGCAAGAGTGGAATTGGGCATCTTTTCTTCCTTATCAGCCAGTAGATAGGAACTCACACAACTCCAAGCCACAACCAAGAGCTCTGATGGCTTGAGGCAGAGGTCAAGCTCTAAATGTCTTGGGTGAGAAACTGTGAGATGCTGGAGCTTTTTGCTAGTAAACCTCCTAGGACTATTTCCCTAAGTGTGTTCCATAATATACTAGCTCCATCATATGTTCTACCTAAGAACATCTAGTGTCAACTAAGGTTGAGAATTGCTACACAACATAGCTCCTCTTAGACACTAACGATGCACATCAGCACCTAAAAGCTCTGAGAAACACTACAGTAAAGAAcacttttgaattttgtttcccCCAAGATTTCCTCAAATTTTATAACCATGGAATACCACTAGACTCCCTCTTGACCCCTCTTAAGCATGTTGTACAGTTCCACAGAACATATGTTAGGAAATGGCACCTTAGAACATTTTTTCTATGTACTATGTTCCCTTTCACcctatgtgtttgtgtgtgtgtgtgtgtgtgtgtgtgtgtgtgttttaaggcCACCAGGATTTAGCCTACCTGCCTTTCTTTCCCCTGTTCTATCTACTAACTGCTATTAGCCaggcttttcctccttccttgccTTACAGCAAAATAGAACAAAATCTCATTTCCCTTCCTCAGTTCCTGACTTTCAGGTTGTCCAAGGGTTTATACTGTTAACCACAATGGGAAGGAAACAGGCTAATATGTTTTCCTCAGAAAGGCAGCATTGTACTGAAATGGGTGCTGgacataaaatcataaaagttCAGATCTTGACTTTACTATCTTTGTCATCTGTGAGTCTTAGTTTGCTTATCTGTAGAATGGAGTAATAAAACCTAGCTGggattattgtgaaaattaagtgagataatttaTGTGCAATTGTCTAGTCTGTAGTAAGTCCTCAATAAGTGTAGTATGAATAAGTGTGTCTTCCAAAATGAGATGAGATCTTTTGGAGGTGGGAGAAAGTTGATGAGATAAAATAGAGAGAAACGCTTAAGAAGGGTGCTGGTACCAAAATACTTAAGACTAAAATTATacgatgtctgggatttgcttcaaaataaaatgGTGGTAGTTATATACGAAACAGAATTGGCCAAGAGGTGATAGTTGTTAAAGCTGGGTAGTAGGTATGTGGGGATTCATGATACTGTTCTGTCTTCCTtgattatgtttaaatttttctataataaaaagtaaaacaaaataataccaaCAAAAAGGAATAGTACTAGACCTGAAAGTGTGTCTAAGAGGAacgctttattttttatttttggctgcgttgggtcttcgttgctgcgcacaggctttctctagttgcggtgagcgggggctactgtttgttttggtgtgcaggcttctcattgcattggcttctcttgttgcagagcatgggctctaggtgcacgcgcttcagtagttgaagcacatgggctcagtagttgtggcttgtgggctctagggctcacgggcttctgtagttgtggcttatgggctctagagcacaggcttagtagctgtggtgcacgggcttagttgctccgcggcacgtgggatcttcccagaccagggatcaaacccgtgtcccctacattggcaggcagattcttaaccactgtgccaccagggaagtcccaagaggagGGCTTTAGAGtgttactcttttttctttatctttatcaATAGCATGTGGTGACCATTCCCAACTGGTCAGTTGTATATAAGAAACATACATAAACTTTGTAGATGTAAGTCATAGGTTGCCTAAAAATGCATATATGTTGAATCCTCACCATGGTATACTATGTTAATGTGAAATTTCTAAAGGGGTAGAGTACCCCATATACTACATAGATCTCACCCATAGCATGATGCTTTAAAGTAGATAGATTCAAGGATAGAGTGAATTAAGAAGGATTAGTTTTAAGGGTGGGAAGAGATCTAACATCAGAGTCTTCCTGGTTTTAGgtattaaaaatagagaaatgttattttttgagCTAAGATTtgatcaagaaaacaaaaaatgaggacCTAGCCTATTTGAACTTTATAAGTATTACGGAGAATCCTAGTACACTGCACTGAATGGGACCAGTCTCTACCCCTAGACATGAataatctgaggcccagagatattAGTAATGATTTCTTAAATATCCTATCTTCTATTCTTCAGTTAAAAGCAAAGCTAGAACAAGAATCTAATgattcctttattattataatacctTGCTTTTTGCTAAACTTAACTAggttatttattacttattatttatgtatatacatatgtatgtgtgaatatagacacacacacacatatttatgttatttttatcttagacaaattttaattgtaattagAAGCTTTCATATTTAGAAATAACTAGACCTTGAACTGTATATCAATATGTGCTCAGGTTTGATAGCCATCATCACATGTTCTTGAGTACCCAGTATGTGATGGGCACGGTACtaagggatacaaagatgaagacAACACAGGCTCTGCCTCATACCTCTACAATCTCATACAGCTTCCAAAAGGGAGGGAGTATTTACATAATAAATGGcaatatattcttaaatttttattctgtaattcctaccagttttaaaattttgttattccCTTCCATACAACGTTGGTTCTAAGCAAAATGATAAAGTAGGTGCATTGTCTTTAGTGCCCttctattttcccctttttatctatttcatctgtttttaggaccccttttcctttctccagaCAACCAATACTGTATTACTAtgttgtggttttggtttttttttttctcaaaaaccaaacttttcagggacttccctggtggtccagtggttaagactccgtgcttccaatgtagggggcatggggtcgatccctggtcagggaataagatcccaagtgccacgccgcacagccaaaaaagtaaaaaaagaaaactttttaggTGTAATGTGTTGTTTCCCAGGGACTcccacaccccccccaccctTGCCTCCAGAGGATTAAATATTTAGTGataaaatttctggaatttgGGAGAGGATTGAAGAGAGAATTTTTGGTGAAAATCATTAACATACAGATGATTACCTGCTTAAAGCAGTAAATCCTGAGCTCAAGTCCTAGTTCAATCCCTTATCAGCATATGGCCTTGGGTAAATTACATACCTGCTTTAATCCCGTTTCTTGTTGAAGAAATGGAGATAACAACAGGAGCTAtctcatagaattgttgtgaggattaagtgagatgatacaTGAAAAGCATTTTAGCACAGAACCTGGGAGTGGGCCCTTGAAAAATGTTGGATATTGCTATCATTCACCCAAGGCATCCTGACACCATTAAGTATTCATCTCTACCATAACTTCATAAAGTTAAATAGTATGCCTTTTAAAGTAGAATCTCCTgttaattttgtatgttttatttcagatttGATTAAGGTAATGTGATCAAAGACATATTCAAATGACCCCAGATCATTCAAGTTTTAAGTGGCCCTAAATCATAATCTGAATTTTGctgctttttcctctttgaaaaactGGCTATTGAAACATAAAGTATTATGTGTCCAAGACTTCAGTCAAGTTacagagtatttttttcttctttgtagcaAAGGAGACAAGTTTCTGACCCTGGTGCTATAAAAAACAAATCTTGGAGAGAAAGTAACAAGAAAGAGTATTGGAGTTATCCCTCTACTAATCAAAAGATGAAATCTGATGGATTAGGAGCGTCTGGACATTCATCAAGTACTAATAGAAAttctataaataaaactttgaagCATGATGATTTAAAGGAAAAGGATGGTACAAAAACTGCATCCAAGAgtacaaaagaattaaaaactgtGGGAAAAAATGTTTCTGGAAAGCCCAAACCTATAATAAAGCCCAAAACAGAAAACGGTGATAATGCAAAGTCAGCAAACATGTCACCTAGACAAGTTGTGGAAAGatcagcaacagcagcagcaaatgGACAGAAAAATTCAGTAAATGGAAAAGGAGTGAGAAATCAGGAAGGTCAAATTACAGGTGCCAGACCCAAGGTACTCACTGGGAACTTAAATGTGCAAGCCAAAGCAAAGCCTTCGAAGAAAGTGACAGGCAAAGATTCTCCATGCCTCGGAATTGCAGGGCCCTCCAGCAGATCTAGAAATTCAAGTATGGAATTACTAACTTCCACTGACTGTCTGGATGAACCAAAAGAAAATGGGTCAATAAAAGAGAAGCCTTCTGGTCATAAACTTTCCCTTTGTGACTCTCCAGGACAGACTGTGAAAAACAGTGTAGAAAGTATCAAAACTTCCACTGTAGGTGGGTTTTAACACTCTAATTTTTAATAGCTCTTGAGGAGCTTTTTAGGAACAGTTAAAgttcctagaaaaaaatgaacctatgTTTGGACTTTTATTTAGTTTCAAATGCAAAAAGATTTTAGTAACATATATTCATGCAAACTGAGAAAAAACAGTTTTTCTCACCgtaacatttaattttgtatatagtgtatGACCAGTGAATTTATACAtacttattacatatttatttctcaatCTCATGGCTCACTCTTCTTAATTTATAGCAGTAAAATCTCGACCTGTTTCAAAAGTTACCAATGGAACTTCCAATAAAAAAAGCATTCATGAACAAGAAACTAATATAAATAACAGGTAAGTCTTCATTCATTGTTTTACCTAGACATTAGCTTTCTCTGGAAGTTAATTATATACTAACTTCTAgctaaatattgttaaaatatctttCCTTTGTTAGAAAATTTAGTATATTTacataatgatattttaaaacttttcttatttaattatgcAAAAAGACGATTGATACAAAATGATAGAAGAATAATTTATACTTGTGGTACCTTATTATGCATTGCTTTACCATAGTTGATCTACAGTTTTATAAACTTAAACACTTATGAACCTAtggttttttctattttcagaaaagagatacattttttatttctttgagaaaaaatatttttcttttttttttttgttttttttttaaattgaagtatagttgatttacagtgttgtgaaaaaatacatttcatgtatgggtcttttaaaaaattatgttttggaATCTCAGTGTAATACTgaatgcaaataatttttcttagtgTGCTAAAGAAGGTCACCAGCAAAGGATACAGTGATCCAGTACCACaggcaattttaaagaaaagaggaaatggcaATGGATGCGCTACAGCTCAGCAGAGGACAAAGAATGCCGCAGTTAATCTTGCTAAAACTCAAGGTAAAGTTGAAATACTCCCAGGTATTACTTCCTTGTTTAAACTGAATAAGCAGAACTCTGATTCTGGAACTTTAGCAGCAAATAAGCAAAGTATAACGTGGTTTCActcattttacattcatttcctattttagagatgagattTTATTCTTCCACTTTTCAGACAAGTATTTTGGTATTTTGGGGTGtgagtttagtttttattttcttttgtgaaaaaaataaggGGGTCACTAGGTTATCTGCATTTCTGGTCCTTCTGTATATTATATCTGTGCTTCTTCAAAGTTTCATTGATAATTATAAGAATTCCATATGCAAAACCAACACTAAAGAGCTCTTTAAAAAGTAATGGTACAATCTAGAGAGCTGTAATACGTAGGGAGGAAGAATTTTCCCTCTGGGCTCTGTGCTATGCCTGTTGTTTTTCCATATtctaagaaagagaagaatactGATCAGATTGCATAATTTGCTAATAtaataactgattttaaaaattaatttactttatgCATTAAGTATTCACATATGTAAGAGCAGTTTGTAAAATGCTAAAACCAATTTTGAGGTAGGTAATGAATTAATActgaaagtaaatttaaaagtaagcCAGAGAAAAGTTATTCATGTTCTAGTaacagctaaaaaataaacatttaaaaagatttgaTAATTCTGTTTGACAGATTTAAATGCTCAAAATATCATCTCTAGGACTTCAACCATTATAAACAAATGAATTCCCAAAATTAatcctctttctttccagttACCAGCTTTAGTTTCAACTGCAGATCTAAGTTGTTAACCCTAATGAGCTACAATAATAATGATCttgttatgagaaataaattagcTTTGTTActgtttgaggaaaaaaattgcaacaatttcaacatttctattttgtgttttAGCTTCATTCTCCTTTTCAGCTATGTGGAACAGTCTGTTTTTCCCCCTAGAACTTCAAAGGGAAGAAAGACCCTTACTGCTCTTTTGGCATAAGAAAATCAGATTTTTCTACCCCCATATATTTATGCAAATCCAATTCTGGCATAAGGATCAATGCTCTTTACTTGAGGAGGAGAGAtcctattttaataattttacttaagATGCTGGAATACTTCCTCtatatttgtaataaattttttttttattttatcacatCACTAACGCCTAATTTGTAATTGTCCGTTTGATCATATGTTACCATTtcattgttatctattttatttcttctaaggggatttaaaaacaaatactgaatttCACTCACAAACTGGAaggtatatttttgaattttcttttcttaggatCCCAAGGAGAGTCATCAGATTCAGTAAAATCTTCAGTCTCTTCAAGGCAGTCTGATGAAAATGTGACAAAATTGGACCACAGTGTAACTACAGATAAACAAACACCTAAGAGAAAAATTGTCAAGCAAGGACAAACAACATCGCCTAAGATTAGTGCAAAAATAGTAGCAATGCCTAAAAACCTAAATCAATCTAAGAAAGGTGAAACTTTGAATAATAAAgattcaaaacagaaaacacttccTGGACAGGTTATATTGAAGACTCAGCCTTCTTCTCTAAGACCTTTAAAAAGTGAACCATCTGTTGTCCAAAAAAGTGTGCTTCGTGATGTatgtgataataataacaaagccAATGTTTCTGAACAGAAGCCTCATGAACCTCTAATTAATCTCACAGCCGAAATCAGTGATACAGAAGCATTTCAGTCACCATGCATACTTGACCCACAAAAGCCATTAAacaatcaagaaaaagagaagttggTGTTAGAATgccaaaatatttcaaatctagataaattaattaaacgTGAACTGGAATCAAAACAGATTTGTTCAGATAAAAGTGAAACAAATTTTTCTGGTCACAAAAAAACAGATCAATGCAACACAGCTAAAATACATTGTCATTCTGATGAGAGTGATAATGTAGATCCAAAATTTTATAGCACCACTGCTCTAAAATCCATGATTTCAAATCCGAATGAAAACTCTTTGAACTCTAATCCAGTTTGTGACCTAGACTCAACAAATGTAAAGCAAGTCCATTCAGTGTCAGATAGGGAGAAGCAAGCAGGGAgaaaagatacaaacaaaaaattaaacattaaatgtGTGAAAGATGTTTTACCTTGTGTTCCTGAACAGACAAATGGTACCTTAAATTCTGGTCAAGATGACAGAAAATCTAGAATTCATGTAGAAGAACAGACAATTCCCAATCAGTTTTCTGATGACTCTGCCATGAATGGAGACAAACATGCTACAGTAGACTCAAATACTTCCTCCAAGTGTTTTTTGGAACAAATACCAGGGAAAAATTCTCctaaagatatggaaacaacagaAACTCCAGAGAGCCATGAAACTCGAGAAGCTCCATTCATGAGTCACTGGAATTTGAGTACCAGTGTTCTGCATCAGAGAGAGAGTCCTGAATCTGACAGTGGCAGTGCTACAACATCCTCTGATGACATAAAGCCTAGATCTGAAGACTATGATGCTGGAGGGTCTCAGGATGATGATGGGTCAAATGACAGGGGTATTTCCAAATGTGGCACTATGCTGTGCCATGATTTTCTTGGAAGAAGTAGCAGTGACACCAGTACTcctgaagaattaaaaatatatgatagtAACTTAAGAAttgaagtgaaaatgaaaaagcaaagtaGTAATGATCTTTTCCAAGTTAATTCAACAAGTGATGATGAGATTCCTAGAAAAAGGCCAGAAATTTGGTCTCGATCTACAATAGTCCAccctagggaaaaagaaaatattccacgAGGCAGTATCCAGTTTGCTCAGGAAGTAGATCAGGTTTCTTCCTCAGCAGATGAAACAGAAGATGAAAGGTCTGAAGCTGAAAATGTTGCAGAAAATTTCTCTACATCTAACCCAGCTCTTCAGCAGTTTCAGGGAATAATTAATTTAGCTTTTGAAGATGCAACTGAAAATGAAAGTCACGAGTTTCGTgcaactaaaaattttaaaaggtcagtTTTACTTTCAGTAGATGAATGTGAAGAACTAGGATCTGATGAAGGGGAAGTCCATGCTCCCTTTCAGCCTTCTGTAGATTCTCCTTCACCTTCTGATGTTTTTGATGGCGTTTCTCATGAACATCACGGAAGGGTCTGCTACTCCAGATACTCACAAGGAAGTAAAGGTAGTATTTTAGAATGTAGACAAGAGAAAGGCAATAgtgtatataaaaacaaaagctctCCCTTGGGTCTTAGTAGCATTGACTCTtcaagaaaagataaacagagtGCTTCAGCCacagaaaaaaagagcagaacaGATGTCCTGTCCAG is part of the Balaenoptera musculus isolate JJ_BM4_2016_0621 chromosome 1, mBalMus1.pri.v3, whole genome shotgun sequence genome and encodes:
- the BTBD8 gene encoding BTB/POZ domain-containing protein 8, translating into MARCGEDSVAPVVLLESPGVCNKGLQRKGPSERRRLKAMVSEQLSQDLLRLLREEVHTDVTFSIGCTLFKAHKAVLLARVPDFYFHTVGHTNNLTNHEPVAVENFEASEFRIFLQIVYSSNRNIKNYEEEILRKKIVESGVSQKKCDFSVGKCTDNDGRSSVGKRSSDHSFLKHEIPEDNKKEDVPEDNNKEYNLISSDIYDLEPASELGEDLLKLYEKQCCPDIDIYVDGKSFKAHRAILSARSSYFAAMLSGCWAESSQEYITLQGISRVEMNVLIHFIYGGTLDFPDKANVGQILSMADMYGLEGLKEVAVYILRRDYCNFFQKPVPRRLASILECLIIAHSVGVESLFADCMKWIVKHFARFWSERSFANVPPEIQKSCLNMLIQSLNDKNAAFLLMESDRLIISLPRVKWTEAALTMASQLQEECIAFIIENFSKIIQSENFALLLQSQAMSSTSDLLDKILKAIEENITTENSCSLLMALDTLLNSDSTKEMGFTCKIQALRDKLWIFLVQSFYAVRHTESWKLMSTDDQQKIQAAAFDKGDDRRLGKKPIFSSSQQRRQVSDPGAIKNKSWRESNKKEYWSYPSTNQKMKSDGLGASGHSSSTNRNSINKTLKHDDLKEKDGTKTASKSTKELKTVGKNVSGKPKPIIKPKTENGDNAKSANMSPRQVVERSATAAANGQKNSVNGKGVRNQEGQITGARPKVLTGNLNVQAKAKPSKKVTGKDSPCLGIAGPSSRSRNSSMELLTSTDCLDEPKENGSIKEKPSGHKLSLCDSPGQTVKNSVESIKTSTVAVKSRPVSKVTNGTSNKKSIHEQETNINNSVLKKVTSKGYSDPVPQAILKKRGNGNGCATAQQRTKNAAVNLAKTQGSQGESSDSVKSSVSSRQSDENVTKLDHSVTTDKQTPKRKIVKQGQTTSPKISAKIVAMPKNLNQSKKGETLNNKDSKQKTLPGQVILKTQPSSLRPLKSEPSVVQKSVLRDVCDNNNKANVSEQKPHEPLINLTAEISDTEAFQSPCILDPQKPLNNQEKEKLVLECQNISNLDKLIKRELESKQICSDKSETNFSGHKKTDQCNTAKIHCHSDESDNVDPKFYSTTALKSMISNPNENSLNSNPVCDLDSTNVKQVHSVSDREKQAGRKDTNKKLNIKCVKDVLPCVPEQTNGTLNSGQDDRKSRIHVEEQTIPNQFSDDSAMNGDKHATVDSNTSSKCFLEQIPGKNSPKDMETTETPESHETREAPFMSHWNLSTSVLHQRESPESDSGSATTSSDDIKPRSEDYDAGGSQDDDGSNDRGISKCGTMLCHDFLGRSSSDTSTPEELKIYDSNLRIEVKMKKQSSNDLFQVNSTSDDEIPRKRPEIWSRSTIVHPREKENIPRGSIQFAQEVDQVSSSADETEDERSEAENVAENFSTSNPALQQFQGIINLAFEDATENESHEFRATKNFKRSVLLSVDECEELGSDEGEVHAPFQPSVDSPSPSDVFDGVSHEHHGRVCYSRYSQGSKGSILECRQEKGNSVYKNKSSPLGLSSIDSSRKDKQSASATEKKSRTDVLSRGGRQLPPEDKKVNSGSNVDNDFQPRSKLSDSDIKSQERPCHLELHQRDPSSDIPKNSSTKSLDSYWSQVLPPEGQVKENHSAATEKANIALSAGDIDDCDTVAQIYMYDHRPSKTLSPIYEMDVTEAFEQKMESETHVTDMDFEDEQHFAKQDWTLLKQLLSEEDSNLNITNSIPEDLNLAQYLINQTLLLARDSSKPQGKAHVDTLNRWSELTSPFDDSSASITMASFSSEDCSPQGEWTILELETQH